A stretch of DNA from Cryptomeria japonica chromosome 4, Sugi_1.0, whole genome shotgun sequence:
AAAGGCGAGATATCTATTGGTAATTGAAGAGTTTTAGGGGTATCAAGAAATGCACCTCTGATTGTATTTAGTCTATCAACTATCTCAGTCATATCAGGGCGCTCTTGAGGTGACTCCCTTGTGCAAAACAACCCAATTTGTATAAATTGAGTAAGGCATTCCATCATTGTTGACGTCTCTGAGTCGTGAGCATCTATAAGAAGACAATTATCCACCACATCTGAGATTCTATTTGGAAAATGCATTTATGTCCATTTTGGTAGATTGATTCCTTCTGTCCACCTATCATCTGTTGGTCTCCTCCTTGTCAACAACTCTAAAATTAAGATTCCATAACTATATACATCTCCTTTTGTTGAAATATTTCCACCAATTCCATATTCTATAATAAGAAATAAACAAAGATTAATAACTGACTTATAAGATAAACAAAGAAAACAAGTGAAACACATTGCGCAAGAATGTGAAATGTGTACCTGGAGCAATGTAGCCAACAGATCCTTCAAGTGCATCTGTAGAAGTCAAAGAATCCATGGAATTGCCAAAAATAATATTGGAAAGGCCAAAGTCTGCTATGTATGAAATCATGTCATCTCCTAATAGAACATTGTTGGGCTTGAGGTCACGGTGGATCACTTGAACAAAGCAATAATGATGAAGATAGGCCATTCCTTGTGCTATCTCCATTGATATCCTTAATCGATCACTCAAATTTAATTTGCATTGGCCTCCTTCACGAGGATACAACCACCTCTCTAAACTTCCATTTGACATTAATGGAAGAATTAACGCTTTAAAATCAAGGTTGGAACATGATGAAATGATTTTAATTACATTGCGGTGCCGAACTCTCTTTAATGCATTGCATTCTCTGCTGAAACTTTGGTGAGCATGTTCATCTTGCAACTTGAGAACTTTGACAGCAATATTTGTACGATCTCTTAGAATCCCTTTATAAACTGATCCAAAACTACCAATTCCTAAAAGATTTTCATCACTGAATCCGCCAGTTGCATCTACTAGTTCTTCATATGAAATTTTTGGAGGCCATACTTTGAGAGCAGGGGTACAAGAACGTCTCCATCTATACGAAAATGCTACCAATAGAAGAGACATGGTCAAAATTGCAATGCCGACTACAACAGGAATTATTACCTTTTTGGAGACAGATGTCTCTTTGTGTTTGGAATGAGAGCATGGCGGCAAGTTCATCCATCCACCACAAAGGCCGAGATTTCCCATAATTTCAGAGGCATCAAGTGTTGCAAAAGCTCCTCCCTTTGGGACCTCTCCAGTTAACATGTTTGAAGAGAGATTGAGATGCTGGATCATTTTCATCTTTTTGAAAGCCACCGGTATTGTACCTGACAAATTATTGCAAGAAAGATCCATGTACTGTAGATTTTTTAGATTTACCAATGATACAGGAATTGGCCCCTCAAATGCATTCCCAGAAAGATTTAGATACATTAACCCCTTGCAGCTTTCCAGTGCACTGGGAATGCTACCCGAGAAATTGTTTTGAGAAACATCTATAGCTAAAACCATAACCATTTTGCTCATTTCCAAAATAGAACCCTGCAGTAAATTCCCAGAAACATTGAAATAGAACTGAAGATTCTGCAGACCTGCAACTTCAGAAGGTATATTTCCTGTTAGTTTGTTGTGTGCCATGTCCACCAGCTCCAAAGTCTTGCATTTTCCTAAACTGGCAGGTATTTTCCCTGATAGTTGATTGTGACTAAGGTCAAGCTCTCTAAACTGTGGAAGGGCACCAAGACCTTGTGGAATTTGCCCTGAAAGCATGTTCTGACTGAGAGACAACAATCCAAGCCTTTTGGAGTGGCCAAAACATTCTGGAATTGTCCCATGTAAATTGTTTGTGTCCAGGTACAATCTTTCAAGATTTGGAAGTCTGCAGAGTGCAGATGGAATGGTCCCATTGAATCGGTTTGCTTGTAGACTTAGAAATGACAACATTGTGAGGTTACCAATCTCATCTGGTATGTTTCCCCCAATTTCGTTTAAGTCTAATTCTAAAACTGATAACGAACTCGAAAGGCGACCAATTGAAGCTGGCAAGACGCCAGTGAGATGATTAAGTTCCAAAACAAGAATTCTCAGCTgctgcattttcccaaattccttTGGTACTGTGCCGCTGAGTTGGTTTTGACCGAAATTCAGCACTTGCAGCTGAGTCCAATTACCCACCGAGCTGGGTATTTCTCCAGTGAGTTGGTTCTCCCACAAAAGCCCATATTGCAACTGGGACAGCCTTCCAAACTCCCATGGAATTGGGCCGCTTAAGTGATTTCCACATAGCTCCAACATTTGGAGACGAGTGCAATTTGAAAGGGAAACGGGGATCGGCCCTATTAAGTTGTTCATGCAAAGATCAAGCCACTTTAGTTGACTAAGCATACCCAACACATGAGGAATACTACCATGGAATCCATTGGACTCCAAACCTATGGTTGTTAAAGAGGACATGTTTCCTAAGAAAGGTGGGATAGTACTCTAAGGAAGGAAAGATTTGCCAGAAAGGGAGAGATGGGGCCAGCTAATCCCATACCTGTGAGATTCAAGGAAACCACACGCTGTCGACGAGAAGAGCAGACAACACCAGTCCAATTGCAGAGAGTGTGATTGGGAGACCAATCGAGGAGGGAATTAAATGGATCCAAAAGGAGAGCATCCTTGAAAGCAATCAGAGCTTGTTGATCAGAATAATTAGAAAGCTTTGCTATATGAGTAGGGAGCgtagagagagagaaaaagagaagcaGAGGAAGCATAATCACCATCTTCATTCTTAGCTTAGCCCACGCAAACATCCGAAAAAAGTATGAAATGGCATAATGGTTGGGTTCACTTTTAAATAGAGCGTAAGAAGCGCTTAACGGAGAGCGCGTGGGTACTACCCACTATGTCGGGACAAATTAAATTGGTAATTTGGTCATTTAAATATTTTTGGGTTTGCAAGACAGCAGTCTTCTGTCGTTTTAGTGTGAAAGAGAGGCCGTATTATTCGAAAATCGTTTTGGATTGGAATTAAGCTTTATATTATTCTGCGTTTATGACTGTTGATTAAGGAATAAATTTCGATCGTAACGATAAAATAGGAAGCGATATAATTGGTCAAATAACTTTAGATTGAGTGCGTTGACTAGACCGTCTCCTGTTCTTGGACGCGAAAACATTGCCCAAATAACTTGTTTTCGGAATCGTTGATCAgactttttatttcacattcatcGAAAGTTTTGAAGTCAAACTAGGTGTATTACTTTTCCTACCAGTTTTGCAGTCAATTTTTTTTCACCTTTAGGTCAGTGTGTTCTCTTTAATAAAGTGGGTTTACTACTTTTTTCCTGTTTGGGACCCCTTTATTGTTTCTCCCATTATACCCCACCAATTATTTTCCTCCTGTTTGAGTGCGTTGTCTTCTGGTTTTCCCTTTAACTAAAGTATGTAGAGTTGATTAGATCGTTTGTTTTTTGGGTTTTGTcagatatttaatttgatttaatatttttttttttcttttcttttcctgcTGCAATACATGTAAGTTAGTATGTCAAAGAAacatattatttattgtttatttgattACATAATTCTATCACAACATTGTCAAGTGACAAAGGAGTTAGGAGAAATTGAAGTTCATGCACAATTGCTCCTAGAAGACAAGCTGAGATTTATTAGAGAGTTAAAGGGAGAGGGCATGAATGCCTTGTTGAGTGATGGAGCTAATGATGCTTTGACGTTGGCAACAAAAGATATGGAAATCGTTATGGGTGTGGAGGGCTCTATAGTAGCCATGGAATCCATAGATGTAGCTCTCATGTATGACATAATAAAGAGGATCAGTACATAACTTTATTGTAGTagtatgtaatgcccgccaaaataccctagagaaattaaacaACTAACATACTAATAgagattttttttagaaaacatCATCTAGTGCAACACATACCATCATCTACTCATTGAATTTGACATCCATCAACATAATATACACTTACTCCATCATGAGCATATATTATAAACACATGAACTAATTACGCAAGTGGAAATAAACACTACATAAACTTCACTActatctccctagggtatctcaacgtcattacttatgaCATCACCACAAGCAATTATTATCATGATCACCACTACTATCTAATGCAACCTAGTACCATGTTCATCTATTCCTTTCATGCATATATGTATGATCATTTACTAATCCAACACATAACATTTCCATCACCATTCATTCTTTCCATGCAACATAAGCAAGATCGTCTACTAATTACTTATCAGGAAATGCAATCCATTACAATGTTAGCTAATCCATTCCCATTaggttaattttagagcaccaataccaaatattcCTAATTCCCTTTTACAATCAAATTCTAACATGATCATATACTTTCTCTATCGTGATTTACTTATTAACAATATGAGATAATCACAACATTGTCCCTTTACTTAACATATTAATCATCTCAacataaacatgataccatttacaCAATCATAATCCCAACAACATAAATCCATTTGAATTCGATTACAAGTTACAATAAGATACATTCACACTATTCTCCTACTAGGGTCATAACCTCATTCCACTTCAACTAATACAATCTAGTTCTTTTCCTTAAGGTTAACCATTCATCCTACCAACCACCCATTCACATTCATATTCTAGAGATATCCATTTACCAAGAATAACAACTTTTTCTATTAAGAGCATTCATTTATTACCATTATAAATATTACATACAAATTGAATATCCACTTACAACAAAAGCATTACAATGAATTCAACCATCACAATCTATTGCAATACATAATGATCTGAATCTACTACAAGTCCTATTGCTTACTAAAACAAGCTACGAGATACATTACAATACATCTTAATGTTTTCTTTCACAAATCATAATCAAGTCTTAAGATAACAtctaccatctctctctctctctctctctctctctctcacacacactcacacacatatCCCAACATATCAAGAGCATAGCTCTTCTACTACATAACGCATTTACAACATTTACATGATATATACATATCAAGCGCCATAAGACCAAACACATCTATCTGCTACAATATTCTTCCATAAGCCACCATgatagaagaatccacatccacgcattaAGAATCCAATgaaaacatcccaatggaagaaggcatcaaaccacccaaccatgtggaaccaaatgaaccactccccatgctaggagatgacataaggtcccaacacacactctagacctaagctgaTACCTAACAATCAAAGAGACTCAACAACTCAAGCACTACTACAACACATAATCATTCATCAATCACAAGGCATCCACAAATATAAAACTCCCAGAGGTGTActacaaaacataatcattcatcaatcacatgctatcctccaaaaCATAAAAACACTGCCCTGAAAGGCATAaatttgatagacatgtggagccatcttaacctatgagagaatcaagggagatcgACTTGCCATTGCAATGGCCTTcccaaaacatcctccctaggatcaattcTTGGGGCTCACAACTATTCATTCAACCCTTGGAACTCTTGAATTCAATGGGTCCAAAATTTGTATTCAAGAGCTACAAGTCACCATGTAGATGTTAGGTTGAAAACTGCAGAGGAATTTAAATGAAATTGGAGATCCAAATTGTATCAAAATTTAGGTATAAAGTACTCATGTACTCTATCTTGAAACATTTGAATTCAAAAAGTAAATATAATAAGAACTCAAAATTCaacataaataatttatattagatAACATTTGGTTGTTGAGAGGAAAAGGTTAAATCCAATTCTAACCTTCTATAAGAATTTCAAACATAGAATTAGAAAAGTATAAGCTGTCTTATCTTCAAGTGCTGACTATCAGTCCACATTTTAATCATATAATAAGAATGGGACTCTTGAAGTAttttttggcattgtgttgtcattgatgtcaaccagtatagcacGACAACTGGTATGAGAGATTGAtgtgtattgttgtcattgatgtcaacctgtaatggtgtcattgatgtcaactagtatagctagtcactagtacacaagttagtgttggcttgtgttgaagacataaagtaTTGGAGACAAGTGTGATTGACAACTGGTAAGCGTGTGACCAGTTAGAATGCAAGGTTGTACAAATGAAGAAGTCCAGACAACTAGTATACAGGTTGATGTCAATCAGCAGAACTCTCACTAGATGAAGATGATCTCATAGGTTGAGGATATGACTtacagtgaatgtgcccaaccgGATCTTATGTGCCTGACTGAACATATATCTTCTCAATGACAATAATGTCATATCAGTGCAATGTCAGAAGCAGAtgtcaaggatccactcccaccaatatgtggagcttatctcctaacTTGCATGGAATGCACTATAACTCTCAGAGATAAGTCAGCTAAAAAGTTGAAGGCAAGTGATtaatggctcacaccagatctaccagtgaaacacaaagatgcctcaggtgcatgaaatcagagatatgcaATGGATCTGCTAGAGCTGGCAAGATGAGTTACtggtcaaagaaggaaagatatgtttgtcactttgacaaaccaataaAGAAGTGAACCGATctaatgaagaagaaggcaaggttgtgtaGCTACAAACCGAGAGTGCATCTGGAATGCAGATGGAGACGATTGAaggttgatggcatggtgtcatcaaggagGTTACCGGTGAGTATGTCAATCGGTAAGAGAACAAAGAGACAAAGTGTTGTGCTCTTATCTGATGAAGATGAATTTGTTGTGGTTTTGCAAGTGAAGTGACTGGGCAAAGCTGTTCCACCGGCAAAGCAGTAAAGTGCAGACTTGAAGGTTGattggttagggtataaccgaaaGGGTTAGTGAACCGATAGATGAACCCATTTGTGTGTTGGTCAGTGAAAGAGTCTAAACCGACATGGTGGCCTGAGCTGAGTTGGATACTGATAATGATGccaaatggagttgaagtgacaaaCATGCATGATGTGGCGAATGAACCATGTAGTTGGTGAGGTAGATGGtggttggtcgacattaaatgttgACTGTGACTATTACGAGTCGCGTTGCAAAAGGGTTGCGGCCCGACATAGGACAAACCAAGGTGATCCATGGCATGCACCGATTGATGTAGGATGTCTAGGTATAGATTGAAGTTGTTGAAGCAAACTGtcaaaccatttatggtgattaacTAAGAGATGAGTTGACAAATTGAATGTAGATTGCTAAATATAGAAGATGTGCGTTGGAAGGTGAAGAGAATGGCAGTGTTGATTGATGAGCTAtagatcatcaatcaaggagatgagATTCGatcagatctgattggatttggtttgccctGTGCTTAATGAAGGAACCCTAGCGCGCCAGAGATTTAAATGTCAATCATGGCAGGAAAACTCGGGTATAAATATGTCATCTCAAGACCGAAGATTGATTGATGATGCTGCCAGAAGATTAGGTGTCGGATGTTGAAGAGTGAAGCATGAAAAGAGCAGCAGAGAGCCAACTAGTCAAAAACTTCATCGAAGATCATAGAGACTAAGTGTTGGAGGTGCAACCGGTCAGAGGGTTTAGTAGAGGCTTAAGGGGGCAAGGTCAGAGTGACCGGTAAACTGTAAAGTGAGTTGCAATGGTGTAAACTAGTGGTGCTAGAACTTGCAGAAAGGCAGCAGAAGGTGTTGTAGTGCAGTGGGAGTGTTGGTGAAGATCCGGCAAGGCAAGATCCGTGCAGGGCTTGACCGATAAGGAGAAAATAGACAAAGATCAGAGTGAAGAGTACCAGTGGTGACAAGCAACAGTGCATCTAACATAGGAGGGTACCAACATAGAAGAGGTAGAGGTTGAACTGGTAAGGTTGCAGCTGAGAGTGAAGGAAAGGAGGATCTGAGTGAGCAAAGATCTGGCAGAGAGCAAAGCTGAGGAAGACTGGTTGAGAAGAGTAAAACCGAAAGGGAAGCTACAGAGGTTACATAACACATTTGTAACCGAGTTATtactattgttttgatatatgatattgtaatcattgagttggagctcagtgtaggggttggtgctccttgggttggtgccctaaattaggggttgatgctccttgggttggtgccgtaattcaggggttggtgctccttgggttggttccctaaatattgtaaccatGTTTATTGTgaagttggattggagcagtaaactccaacaacatttctcacgtTGGGTTTTTCCCacgttgggttttcctcatatatccagtgttatgtgatgtaccCTTTATGTGTGTTTGCATCTTGATGTCTTCCCCTATCTTACTGGTATATTTGCCTTGTGTTTGAACAGCTAATTGATACACACTcacttaggattaaaagggttaagtttagaaaccactgattcaccccccttctcagtggcatgttgtgttctacaattggtatcagagcctaggtttgaagtttgataagctttctctagcttgggcaGATCTTGATGTGTGAACACAATGGTTAGTTTTGTGTCATCCCCTACTCCGGTATTTgatgggtctaactattccatttggagttataGAATGGAAGTCTATCTGTCCTTGCTAggctatgatgtttggatgtcactTGTAAATGCTCTCCCTAGtcatgtcagtcctcccaccggtcCTGAAGCAGAAA
This window harbors:
- the LOC131875449 gene encoding putative leucine-rich repeat receptor-like serine/threonine-protein kinase At2g24130, whose translation is MSSLTTIGLESNGFHGSIPHVLGMLSQLKWLDLCMNNLIGPIPVSLSNCTRLQMLELCGNHLSGPIPWEFGRLSQLQYGLLWENQLTGEIPSSVGNWTQLQVLNFGQNQLSGTVPKEFGKMQQLRILVLELNHLTGVLPASIGRLSSSLSVLELDLNEIGGNIPDEIGNLTMLSFLSLQANRFNGTIPSALCRLPNLERLYLDTNNLHGTIPECFGHSKRLGLLSLSQNMLSGQIPQGLGALPQFRELDLSHNQLSGKIPASLGKCKTLELVDMAHNKLTGNIPSEVAGLQNLQFYFNVSGNLLQGSILEMSKMVMVLAIDVSQNNFSGSIPSALESCKGLMYLNLSGNAFEGPIPVSLVNLKNLQYMDLSCNNLSGTIPVAFKKMKMIQHLNLSSNMLTGEVPKGGAFATLDASEIMGNLGLCGGWMNLPPCSHSKHKETSVSKKVIIPVVVGIAILTMSLLLVAFSYRWRRSCTPALKVWPPKISYEELVDATGGFSDENLLGIGSFGSVYKGILRDRTNIAVKVLKLQDEHAHQSFSRECNALKRVRHRNVIKIISSCSNLDFKALILPLMSNGSLERWLYPREGGQCKLNLSDRLRISMEIAQGMAYLHHYCFVQVIHRDLKPNNVLLGDDMISYIADFGLSNIIFGNSMDSLTSTDALEGSVGYIAPEYGIGGNISTKGDVYSYGILILELLTRRRPTDDRWTEGINLPKWT